Proteins found in one Quercus robur chromosome 2, dhQueRobu3.1, whole genome shotgun sequence genomic segment:
- the LOC126707470 gene encoding glycine-rich cell wall structural protein 2-like: protein MAAFKPLTLVALLVAISVIVCESGRVARKDLGVDLGGVGVGVGAGVGLGLGGGSGSGAGAGSGSGSGSGSSSSSSSGSSSASSGSGSGSEAGSYAGSYAGSRAGSGSGGNQGRGAGSGSGQGRGSGSGSGRGSGSGSGEGYGEGYGYGEGHGQGGGD, encoded by the coding sequence ATGGCTGCATTCAAGCCTCTAACACTTGTTGCTTTGCTTGTTGCTATATCTGTCATTGTGTGTGAGAGTGGCCGAGTAGCCAGGAAGGACCTGGGTGTGGATCTTGGTGGCGTTGGAGTTGGAGTTGGAGCAGGAGTAGGATTGGGCTTAGGAGGTGGGAGTGGCTCAGGTGCTGGAGCTGGGTCTGGTTCTGGCTCTGGCTCTGGTTCTAGTTCTAGTTCTAGTTCAGGttcttcttctgcttcatcAGGTTCAGGTTCAGGCTCTGAAGCAGGTTCATATGCTGGGTCCTATGCAGGGTCTCGAGCTGGTTCTGGATCAGGTGGAAACCAAGGAAGAGGAGCAGGTTCCGGATCAGGCCAAGGCCGCGGTTCGGGCTCTGGTTCTGGCAGAGGAAGCGGCTCGGGCTCTGGTGAAGGCTATGGCGAAGGCTATGGCTATGGTGAGGGTCATGGCCAAGGTGGTGGCGATTGA
- the LOC126715705 gene encoding glycine-rich protein 5-like has protein sequence MGSLKCFCLAALLISTFVMVSESRVARKDLGLDLGGIGVGIGAGIGIGLGGGSGAGSGAGSGSGSGSGSSSGSGSASASGSGSGSGSSGAGSEAGSYAGSRAGSGSGGNRGGGSGSGEGYGEGRGEGSGRGSGSGQGSGYGEGRGYGSGSGSGHGK, from the coding sequence ATGGGTAGTTTGAAGTGCTTTTGTCTTGCTGCTTTGCTTATTTCAACCTTTGTTATGGTTTCAGAAAGCCGAGTGGCAAGAAAGGACCTAGGGTTGGACCTTGGTGGCATTGGAGTTGGTATTGGCGCAGGAATAGGGATTGGTCTAGGAGGAGGAAGTGGTGCAGGCTCTGGTGCTGGTTCAGGATCAGGTTCTGGGTCTGGGTCTAGTTCAGGGTCAGGTTCAGCTTCTGCCTCAGGATCAGGTTCTGGGTCAGGCTCATCTGGTGCAGGGTCAGAAGCAGGTTCATATGCTGGGTCTAGAGCCGGGTCAGGATCAGGAGGCAACCGAGGAGGTGGATCAGGCTCTGGTGAGGGTTACGGTGAGGGTCGTGGTGAGGGTTCTGGTAGAGGAAGTGGCTCTGGTCAAGGTTCTGGTTATGGTGAAGGCCGTGGCTATGGCTCTGGGTCTGGAAGTGGTCATGGAAAATGA